From a single Nicotiana tomentosiformis chromosome 2, ASM39032v3, whole genome shotgun sequence genomic region:
- the LOC104084974 gene encoding uncharacterized protein yields MASTYYQYVILIFLYVASTATADSIQGCGGFVEASSELIKSRKSSDPKLDYSNIIVELRTLDGLVKERTHCAPNGYYFIPVYDKGSFLIKVNGPEGWSWDPEQVPIAIDHTGCNGNEDINFRFTGFTVSGRIVGNVGGESCSLKDGGPSNVKVELLSPAGDVVSSALSTPRGIYSFTNIIPGKYRLHASRHDLNVQVRGSAEIELGFENRIVEDFFFVPGYDIRGSVVAQGNPILGVHIYLYSDDVTNVDCPKGSKYSSGDLGLKEALCHSVTDANGIFSLKFLPCGVYKLLPFYKGENTVFDVSPSSISISVQHDHVIVPEKFQVTGFSVGGRVVDGDGNGIEGAEILVDGQKRSITDKEGYYKLDQVTSKRYTIEAKKVRYRFDRLVDFLVLPNMASISDIKAASYDVCGVVLTVSSEFKAKVALTHGPQNVKPQVKLTDESGHFCFEVPPGEYRLSAIPAKLENAPELLFSPSHIDVSVRSPLLDIKFYQAQVSIHGFVVCKERCDSSVSLTLLRLDGKRMKTIGLANESNEFFFSNILPGKYRVEVKNNYPISSGEDKWCWEQSFINLEVGTEDVKGVDFVQKGFWVNIISSHDVDGLLTQPDGSRMNLNIKKGSQHVCVESPGAHELSFPNSCISFGSSSVIIDTSSLSPIYLKGESYLLKGHIHVESSSFSSIEGLPDNIPLGVLDSEGSVVGGLTSKLVPNGVDQSSAAVYEFSMWASAGGKFTFVPRDARDDGGKKILFYPRQQHVAVTQDGCQSSIPPFAGRLGMYIEGSVSPPLDDVVVKIIAAGDSQSAPLKRDELALEITTGTDGSFVAGPLYDDISYSIEASKPGYHVKKVGPHSFSCQKLGQILVRIYSRDDANEPFPSVLLSLSGEDGYRNNTVTGVGGIFVFGDLFPGSFYLRPLLKEYAFSPPAEAIELGSGESREVVFHATRVAYSAMGVVMLLSGQPKEGVSVEARAESKGFYEETVTDSTGFYRLRGLLPDTTYVIKVAKKVANGGSMIERASPQSMTVQVRAVDYKGLDFIVFEQPESTILSGHVEGHKIKEFNSHLQVEIKSASDPLKIEYNFPLPLSNFFQVKDLPKGKHLVQLRSSLPKSTHRFESEVIEVDLEKHTQIHVGPLKYTIDFNHQKQELAPAPVYPLFVGVSVIALFIGMPRLKDLYQTMMGMSASVSAATKKDVKRPIVRKKTY; encoded by the exons ATGGCATCCACCTACTATCAATATGTCATATTGATTTTTCTCTATGTTGCATCCACTGCCACTGCTGATTCAATTCAAGGATGTGGCGGATTTGTTGAG GCGAGTTCGGAACTGATCAAGTCAAGGAAGTCAAGCGATCCGAAATTAGATTATTCTAATATCATT GTTGAGCTTCGCACATTGGATGGCTTGGTGAAGGAAAGAACACATTGTGCACCTAATGGCTATTACTTCATTCCAGTGTATGATAAG GGTTCTTTCTTGATCAAAGTCAATGGACCGGAGGGATGGTCGTGGGATCCTGAACAA GTACCAATTGCAATTGATCATACTGGTTGCAACGGCAATGAAGATATAAATTTTCGGTTCACGGG GTTTACTGTATCTGGACGAATTGTAGGAAATGTCGGTGGGGAAAGTTGCTCTCTGAAAGATGGAGGCCCATCAAACGTGAAGGTTGAGCTTTTATCTCCCGCAGGTGATGTTGTGTCTTCTGCGTTATCAACACCCAGAGGAATATACTCCTTCACGAACATTATTCCCG GGAAGTACAGATTACATGCATCTCGTCACGACTTGAATGTTCAAGTTAGAGGATCTGCCGAG ATTGAGTTGGGTTTCGAAAATAGGATAGTGGAAGACTTCTTTTTTGTCCCTGGTTATGATATTCGTGGATCTGTGGTTGCTCAG GGAAATCCCATATTGGGAgttcatatctatttatactcGGATGATGTCACAAATGTTGATTGCCCCAAGGGCTCTAAATATTCATCTGGTGATCTAGGACTGAAAGAAGCACTTTGCCACAGTGTGACAGATGCTAATGGAATCTTCTCATTAAAATTTCTTCCTTGTG GGGTTTACAAGCTTTTACCCTTCTACAAGGGTGAAAACACAGTTTTTGATGTTTCACCTTCTTCAATATCAATATCGGTTCAGCATGACCATGTAATAGTGCCAGAAAAGTTTCAG GTCACTGGATTTTCTGTTGGGGGTCGTGTGGTtgatggagatggtaatggaattgAGGGTGCAGAAATTTTAGTTGATGGACAGAAAAGATCTATCACTGACAAAGAAGGATATTACAAGCTTGACCAG GTTACGTCTAAACGATACACAATAGAAGCAAAGAAGGTGCGCTACAGATTTGACCGGCTCGTTGACTTTTTG GTATTGCCTAATATGGCTTCAATCTCTGACATCAAAGCTGCATCATATGATGTATGTGGTGTTGTGCTAACAGTTAGTTCTGAATTCAAGGCGAAG GTAGCTCTGACTCATGGCCCACAAAACGTTAAACCTCAAGTGAAACTTACTGATGAGAGTGGCCATTTTTGCTTTGAG GTTCCTCCTGGTGAATATCGCTTATCTGCCATTCCAGCAAAACTTGAGAACGCTCCAGAGCTTCTGTTTTCTCCTTCTCATATTGATGTCTCAGTTAGGAGCCCGTTATTGGATATCAAATTTTATCAG GCACAAGTTAGTATACATGGCTTTGTTGTTTGTAAAGAGAGATGTGATTCTTCAGTTTCTCTTACTCTTCTGCGCTTGGATGGAAAACGTATGAAGACAATTGGTTTGGCAAATGAGAGTAATGAGTTTTTCTTCTCAAATATTCTCCCCGGCAAATACAGGGTCGAG GTAAAAAACAATTATCCGATATCATCAGGAGAAGATAAATGGTGCTGGGAGCAGAGTTTTATCAATTTAGAAGTTGGCACTGAAGATGTTAAAGGGGTAGATTTTGTTCAAAAAGGATTCTGGGTCAACATAATCTCAAGCCATGATGTGGATGGTTTGCTGACTCAACCGGATGGTTCTAGAATGAACTTGAACATCAAG AAGGGTTCTCAACACGTGTGTGTAGAATCTCCAGGAGCGCATGAACTGAGCTTTCCAAATTCATGTATTTCATTTGGGAGTTCCTCTGTGATAATTGACACATCTAGCCTATCT CCTATCTATTTGAAAGGGGAGAGCTATCTTTTGAAGGGTCATATCCATGTTGAGTCAAGCTCATTTAGTAGCATCGAGGGCTTGCCGGATAATATACCACTGGGCGTTTTGGACAGTGAAGGTTCTGTTGTTGGTGGTCTAACGTCAAAACTTGTGCCTAATGGAGTTGATCAATCGAGTGCGGCAGTCTATGAATTTTCCATGTGGGCTAGTGCGGGGGGGAAATTTACTTTTGTTCCTCGAGATGCGAG GGATGATGGCGGAAAAAAGATATTATTTTATCCTAGACAGCAGCAT GTTGCCGTGACGCAAGATGGCTGCCAATCTTCAATTCCTCCTTTTGCTGGTCGTCTTGGGATGTATATAGAAGGATCAGTTTCTCCCCCTCTCGATGATGTCGTGGTCAAAATAATTGCTGCAGGAGACAGCCAAAGTGCTCCACTCAAGCGAGACGAATTAGCACTTGAAATTACCACAGGGACAGATGGCTCGTTTGTTGCAGGGCCTCTATATGATGATATAAGTTATAGCATTGAAGCTTCAAAG CCTGGTTATCATGTAAAGAAAGTTGGACCTCATTCCTTTTCTTGTCAGAAACTGGGCCAAATTTTAGTGCGTATATATTCTAGAGACGATGCAAACGAGCCTTTTCCATCAGTTCTCTTATCATTAAGTGGAGAAGATGGTTACAGGAACAATACGGTAACAGGTGTTGGTGGGATTTTCGTGTTTGGTGACTTGTTTCCAGGGAGTTTTTATCTCCGACCTTTGCTTAAG GAATATGCTTTCTCCCCTCCAGCAGAGGCAATTGAACTTGGTTCTGGAGAGTCAAGGGAAGTTGTCTTTCATGCAACCCGCGTTGCATACAG TGCCATGGGAGTAGTTATGCTCTTGTCCGGTCAACCAAAAGAAGGTGTTTCAGTAGAAGCTCGAGCGGAGTCAAAAGGCTTTTATGAGGAGACAGTAACAGATTCAACAGGATTTTATCGATTGAGAGGACTCCTACCTGACACTACTTATGTGATCAAAGTAGCAAAGAAAGTTGCAAATGGCGGATCTATGATCGAGCGTGCATCTCCTCAGTCTATGACCGTTCAG GTTAGGGCTGTGGATTATAAGGGATTGGATTTTATAGTATTTGAACAGCCAGAGAGTACCATTTTAAGTGGCCATGTTGAAGGGCATAAAATCAAAGAATTTAATTCACATCTCCAGGTGGAAATCAAGTCTGCCTCTGACCCGCTGAAGATTGAATACAACTTCCCACTGCCTCTCTCAAACTTTTTCCAGGTGAAGGACTTGCCGAAGGGTAAGCACCTTGTGCAGCTGAGATCATCTCTGCCTAAAAGTACCCACAGATTTGAATCAGAAGTTATTGAGGTTGATTTAGAGAAACATACCCAAATTCATGTGGGCCCACTCAAGTACACAATCGATTTCAATCACCAGAAACAG GAATTAGCCCCGGCTCCTGTATACCCTCTGTTTGTTGGAGTTTCTGTGATTGCGCTTTTCATTGGCATGCCAAG ATTGAAGGATTTATACCAAACCATGATGGGAATGTCTGCATCAGTATCAGCTGCAACTAAGAAAGATGTGAAAAGACCAATTGTGAGAAAGAAAACATACTGA
- the LOC104084975 gene encoding pentatricopeptide repeat-containing protein GUN1, chloroplastic isoform X2, with the protein MASSTPPPHCALTTSKPYQNHPLPQQNHPHPNPHHHPRNHPHKVSLNRPTHPRHATTHPPPSQNPTFLSLSSSRSDFSADFSGRRSTRFVSKMHFNRPRVSGTSRHSSFAEQALTEASKNGAVLDQVLLTFESKLLGSDDYTFLFRELGNKGEWLAAMRCFEFAVRRERRRNEQGKLASSMISILGRSGKVELAEKVFETAVNEGYGNTVYAYSALIGAYAKSGYCNEAIRVFETMKDSGLKPNLVTYNALIDACGKGGADFKRASEIFDEMLRNGVQPDRITFNSLLAVCSGAGLWETARGLFNEMVYRGIDQDIYTYNTFLDVACNGGQVDVAFDIMSEMHAKNILPNQVTYSTVIRGCAKAGRLDKALSLFNEMKCAGITLDRVSYNTLLAIYASLGKFDEALSVSREMESMGIKKDVVTYNALLDGFGKQGRYAKVKQLFAEMKAENLSPNLLTYSTLISVYLKGGLYQDAVEVYKEFKRQGLKADVVFYSKLIDALCKKGLVEYSSLLLNEMTKEGIQPNVVTYNSIINAFGESTSNDCGSDNVTQIVSIVPESKVVCTAEDNIIKIFEQLTAQKTANGKKTNGEKQDLLCILGVFHKMHELQIKPNVVTFSAILNACSRCSSFDEASLLLEELRLFDNQVYGVAHGLLMGQQEGVWKQALSLFNEVKQMDSSTASAFYNALTDMLWHFGQKQGAQLVVLEGKRREVWENTWSTSCLDLHLMSSGAACAMVHAWLLSIRSIVYGGHELPKILSILTGWGKHSKITGDGALKRAIEGLLTSIGAPFQIAKCNIGRFISTGAVVAAWLRESGTLEVLVLHNDRSHLGATRFGQISNLQPLPL; encoded by the exons ATGGCGTCTTCCACTCCCCCACCCCACTGTGCTCTCACTACCTCTAAGCCCTATCAAAACCACCCCCTACCCCAACAAAACCACCCCCACCCCAACCCCCACCACCACCCCCGCAACCACCCCCACAAAGTCTCCTTAAACCGACCCACCCACCCTCGCCATGCCACCACCCACCCCCCACCTTCCCAAAATCCTACCTTTTTATCCCTTTCTTCCTCAAGATCAGATTTTTCAGCCGATTTCTCGGGTCGCCGTTCGACCCGATTCGTTTCCAAGATGCATTTTAACCGGCCCAGGGTTTCTGGTACCAGCCGCCACTCCTCATTTGCTGAGCAGGCTCTTACAGAAGCTAGCAAAAATGGCGCCGTTTTGGACCaggttttgttgacttttgagtcAAAGCTATTGGGTTCTGATGATTATACTTTTTTGTTTAGGGAGCTGGGGAATAAAGGGGAGTGGTTAGCTGCTATGCGTTGCTTCGAATTTGCTGTTCGTCGCGAAAGGAGGCGAAATGAGCAAGGTAAATTAGCTAGTTCAATGATTAGTATACTTGGTAGATCAGGTAAAGTTGAGTTAGCTGAAAAAGTGTTTGAAACTGCTGTGAATGAGGGTTATGGTAATACTGTTTACGCTTATTCTGCCTTGATTGGCGCTTATGCAAAGAGTGGGTATTGTAACGAGGCGATTAGAGTCTTTGAGACCATGAAAGATTCCGGCTTGAAGCCTAATTTAGTGACTTATAACGCGTTGATCGATGCTTGTGGAAAAGGGGGTGCTGATTTTAAGAGGGCGTCGGAGATTTTTGATGAAATGCTGAGAAATGGGGTGCAACCTGATAGGATTACCTTTAATTCGCTGCTGGCTGTTTGTAGTGGTGCGGGGTTATGGGAGACCGCGAGGGGTTTGTTTAATGAGATGGTTTATAGAGGAATTGATCAGGATATATACACGTATAATACATTCTTGGACGTAGCTTGCAATGGGGGGCAGGTAGATGTTGCTTTTGATATTATGTCTGAGATGCACGCGAAGAATATCTTGCCCAACCAAGTTACTTACAGTACTGTGATTCGTGGGTGTGCAAAGGCGGGGAGATTAGACAAAGCGTTGAGTTTGTTTAATGAGATGAAGTGTGCAGGCATAACGTTGGACAGGGTTTCTTACAATACTTTACTTGCTATATATGCTAGCTTGGGAAAGTTTGACGAGGCTCTTAGTGTTAGCAGGGAGATGGAGAGTATGGGAATTAAGAAAGATGTTGTCACTTACAATGCTCTTCTGGATGGGTTTGGCAAACAGGGAAGGTATGCTAAGGTTAAGCAGTTGTTTGCGGAGATGAAAGCTGAAAATCTTTCACCTAACTTATTGACGTACTCTACGTTGATCAGTGTGTATTTGAAAGGAGGTTTGTATCAGGACGCGGTGGAGGTCTATAAGGAGTTTAAGCGCCAAGGTCTGAAGGCAGATGTCGTCTTTTATAGCAAACTTATTGATGCCTTGTGTAAGAAAGGCCTCGTGGAGTATTCTTCATTGTTGCTCAATGAAATGACCAAGGAAGGGATACAACCAAATGTTGTTACATACAATTCTATAATCAATGCTTTTGGTGAATCAACAAGCAATGATTGTGGATCAGATAATGTCACACAGATTGTATCCATTGTTCCTGAGAGTAAGGTGGTATGCACTGCAGAGGATAATATCATTAAGATTTTTGAGCAATTAACTGCTCAAAAGACAGCTAACGGGAAGAAAACTAATGGTGAAAAACAGGACTTGCTCTGTATTTTGGGTGTTTTCCATAAGATGCATGAATTACAAATAAAGCCTAATGTAGTCACATTTTCAGCAATCCTGAATGCTTGCAG CCGGTGCAGTTCATTTGATGAAGCTTCGCTCTTACTCGAAGAACTTCGCCTATTTGATAATCAAGTTTATGGGGTGGCACATGGACTTCTCATGGGTCAGCAGGAAGGTGTATGGAAACAAGCTCTATCTCTTTTCAATGAAGTGAAGCAGATGGACTCTTCAACTGCATCTGCCTTTTACAATGCTTTGACTGACATGTTGTGGCATTTTGGTCAG AAACAAGGTGCTCAACTGGTTGTGCTTGAAGGAAAACGCCGGGAAGTGTGGGAAAACACATGGTCCACTTCTTGCTTGGATCTGCATTTGATGTCTTCAGGGGCTGCATGTGCAATGGTCCACGCATGGTTGCTTAGTATAAGGTCTATTGTGTATGGAGGCCATGAGCTACCAAAGATATTGAG CATTTTGACTGGCTGGGGCAAGCATAGCAAGATTACAGGTGATGGCGCCCTGAAACGAGCGATTGAGGGCCTGCTCACAAGCATAGGTGCACCGTTCCAGATAGCCAAGTGTAATATCGGAAGGTTTATATCCACGGGAGCGGTGGTAGCTGCCTGGTTGAGAGAATCAGGCACACTGGAAGTACTTGTTCTTCACAATGATAGAAGTCACTTGGGCGCGACAAGGTTTGGTCAAATTTCTAATTTACAGCCGTTGCCATTGTAG
- the LOC104084975 gene encoding pentatricopeptide repeat-containing protein GUN1, chloroplastic isoform X1, which yields MASSTPPPHCALTTSKPYQNHPLPQQNHPHPNPHHHPRNHPHKVSLNRPTHPRHATTHPPPSQNPTFLSLSSSRSDFSADFSGRRSTRFVSKMHFNRPRVSGTSRHSSFAEQALTEASKNGAVLDQVLLTFESKLLGSDDYTFLFRELGNKGEWLAAMRCFEFAVRRERRRNEQGKLASSMISILGRSGKVELAEKVFETAVNEGYGNTVYAYSALIGAYAKSGYCNEAIRVFETMKDSGLKPNLVTYNALIDACGKGGADFKRASEIFDEMLRNGVQPDRITFNSLLAVCSGAGLWETARGLFNEMVYRGIDQDIYTYNTFLDVACNGGQVDVAFDIMSEMHAKNILPNQVTYSTVIRGCAKAGRLDKALSLFNEMKCAGITLDRVSYNTLLAIYASLGKFDEALSVSREMESMGIKKDVVTYNALLDGFGKQGRYAKVKQLFAEMKAENLSPNLLTYSTLISVYLKGGLYQDAVEVYKEFKRQGLKADVVFYSKLIDALCKKGLVEYSSLLLNEMTKEGIQPNVVTYNSIINAFGESTSNDCGSDNVTQIVSIVPESKVVCTAEDNIIKIFEQLTAQKTANGKKTNGEKQDLLCILGVFHKMHELQIKPNVVTFSAILNACSRCSSFDEASLLLEELRLFDNQVYGVAHGLLMGQQEGVWKQALSLFNEVKQMDSSTASAFYNALTDMLWHFGQVKLQLHNNWSVKEQKTLKTRCSTGCA from the exons ATGGCGTCTTCCACTCCCCCACCCCACTGTGCTCTCACTACCTCTAAGCCCTATCAAAACCACCCCCTACCCCAACAAAACCACCCCCACCCCAACCCCCACCACCACCCCCGCAACCACCCCCACAAAGTCTCCTTAAACCGACCCACCCACCCTCGCCATGCCACCACCCACCCCCCACCTTCCCAAAATCCTACCTTTTTATCCCTTTCTTCCTCAAGATCAGATTTTTCAGCCGATTTCTCGGGTCGCCGTTCGACCCGATTCGTTTCCAAGATGCATTTTAACCGGCCCAGGGTTTCTGGTACCAGCCGCCACTCCTCATTTGCTGAGCAGGCTCTTACAGAAGCTAGCAAAAATGGCGCCGTTTTGGACCaggttttgttgacttttgagtcAAAGCTATTGGGTTCTGATGATTATACTTTTTTGTTTAGGGAGCTGGGGAATAAAGGGGAGTGGTTAGCTGCTATGCGTTGCTTCGAATTTGCTGTTCGTCGCGAAAGGAGGCGAAATGAGCAAGGTAAATTAGCTAGTTCAATGATTAGTATACTTGGTAGATCAGGTAAAGTTGAGTTAGCTGAAAAAGTGTTTGAAACTGCTGTGAATGAGGGTTATGGTAATACTGTTTACGCTTATTCTGCCTTGATTGGCGCTTATGCAAAGAGTGGGTATTGTAACGAGGCGATTAGAGTCTTTGAGACCATGAAAGATTCCGGCTTGAAGCCTAATTTAGTGACTTATAACGCGTTGATCGATGCTTGTGGAAAAGGGGGTGCTGATTTTAAGAGGGCGTCGGAGATTTTTGATGAAATGCTGAGAAATGGGGTGCAACCTGATAGGATTACCTTTAATTCGCTGCTGGCTGTTTGTAGTGGTGCGGGGTTATGGGAGACCGCGAGGGGTTTGTTTAATGAGATGGTTTATAGAGGAATTGATCAGGATATATACACGTATAATACATTCTTGGACGTAGCTTGCAATGGGGGGCAGGTAGATGTTGCTTTTGATATTATGTCTGAGATGCACGCGAAGAATATCTTGCCCAACCAAGTTACTTACAGTACTGTGATTCGTGGGTGTGCAAAGGCGGGGAGATTAGACAAAGCGTTGAGTTTGTTTAATGAGATGAAGTGTGCAGGCATAACGTTGGACAGGGTTTCTTACAATACTTTACTTGCTATATATGCTAGCTTGGGAAAGTTTGACGAGGCTCTTAGTGTTAGCAGGGAGATGGAGAGTATGGGAATTAAGAAAGATGTTGTCACTTACAATGCTCTTCTGGATGGGTTTGGCAAACAGGGAAGGTATGCTAAGGTTAAGCAGTTGTTTGCGGAGATGAAAGCTGAAAATCTTTCACCTAACTTATTGACGTACTCTACGTTGATCAGTGTGTATTTGAAAGGAGGTTTGTATCAGGACGCGGTGGAGGTCTATAAGGAGTTTAAGCGCCAAGGTCTGAAGGCAGATGTCGTCTTTTATAGCAAACTTATTGATGCCTTGTGTAAGAAAGGCCTCGTGGAGTATTCTTCATTGTTGCTCAATGAAATGACCAAGGAAGGGATACAACCAAATGTTGTTACATACAATTCTATAATCAATGCTTTTGGTGAATCAACAAGCAATGATTGTGGATCAGATAATGTCACACAGATTGTATCCATTGTTCCTGAGAGTAAGGTGGTATGCACTGCAGAGGATAATATCATTAAGATTTTTGAGCAATTAACTGCTCAAAAGACAGCTAACGGGAAGAAAACTAATGGTGAAAAACAGGACTTGCTCTGTATTTTGGGTGTTTTCCATAAGATGCATGAATTACAAATAAAGCCTAATGTAGTCACATTTTCAGCAATCCTGAATGCTTGCAG CCGGTGCAGTTCATTTGATGAAGCTTCGCTCTTACTCGAAGAACTTCGCCTATTTGATAATCAAGTTTATGGGGTGGCACATGGACTTCTCATGGGTCAGCAGGAAGGTGTATGGAAACAAGCTCTATCTCTTTTCAATGAAGTGAAGCAGATGGACTCTTCAACTGCATCTGCCTTTTACAATGCTTTGACTGACATGTTGTGGCATTTTGGTCAGGTAAAACTGCAGCTACATAACAACTGGAGTGTTAAAGAGCAGAAAACATTGA AAACAAGGTGCTCAACTGGTTGTGCTTGA
- the LOC138906311 gene encoding uncharacterized protein, with amino-acid sequence MALNNRPQGTLPVGTQVNLKDQGPKELMEVNIPLIDVLREMYGYAKMMKDLMSLKFDSQDLSTVTLTQTCSAVVTRLIAEKLSDPGSFTIPCTIGSYAFAKTLCDLGASINLMPLAIYKRLGIERARPASMLLQLADGTVKRPSGILDDVLVQVGKFVFPADFVILDCRVDEEIPIILGRPFVATGSDKSMRRPSEFANCSLIEVMDIIMEEEDETLNVKDPLAACLMNLDEANGEDLAEWVPALDGQGFWKRELKFEPLHLEERKIPPAKPSIEEPPKLELKPLPPHLRYAFLGPNSTLLTLRVSARPSLCIRFYWKMATNLPENIKEDRTPT; translated from the exons atggctctaaacaatcgtccccaagggacgttacctgTAGGCACACAAGTCAATCTAAAAGATCAGGGGCCGAAAGAGCTTATGGAA GTGAACATTCCACTGATTGATGTGTTGCGGGAGATGTATGGGTATGCCAAAATGATGAAAGATTTAATGTCTCTCAAATTCGACTCCCAAGACCTGTCCACTGTTACATTGACACAGACCTGTAGTGCAGTCGTGACGAGACTCATAGCTGAGAAGTTGTCAGacccagggagtttcacaatcccatgcacgataggcagctatgcttttgctaaaacattgtgtgatttgggggcaagcataaacttgatgcccttggctatctacAAAAGGCTAGGCATTGAAAGAGCTAGACCCGCGTCCATGTTACTGCAGCTAGCCGACGGGacagtgaagaggccctctggtatccttgatgatgtattagtacaggttgggaagtttgtgttcccagcagattttgtcattctagactgccgggttgacgaggagattcccataattttgggaagaccattcGTGGCCACTGGGAGTGAT AAATCTATGCGGCGACCAAGTgaatttgctaactgctctctaaTAGAAGTTATGGATATAATtatggaggaggaagatgagacctTGAATGTtaaagaccctctagcagcctGTCTCATGAACTTAGATGAAGCAAATGGAGAGGATTTGGCGGAGTGGGTGCCGGCCCTTGACGGCCAAGGGTTTTGGAAAAGAGAGCTCAAATTTGAGCCtttgcacttagaagaaagaaaaattcctccagctaagccatcgatAGAAGAGCCACCAAAGTTGGAACTGAAGCCGCTACCacctcacctcaggtatgctttcttgggacctaactcaACTTTACTG ACATTAAGGGTATCAGCCCGACCTTCTctatgcataagattctactggaaaatggccacaaaccttccagagaacattaAAGAAGACAGAACCCCAACATGA